A region of Benincasa hispida cultivar B227 unplaced genomic scaffold, ASM972705v1 Contig159, whole genome shotgun sequence DNA encodes the following proteins:
- the LOC120068961 gene encoding uncharacterized protein LOC120068961 → MDLLLMHVLPKLHLRPDLCTCRFTMIDLSFTDALMKPEGIASRIQSGDIEMEGDKVTGWLDHEAHLRFWVDFHFFIDYVLGQYEEYKPAWTDVDFIFGPINIKQYWLMLATDLERYTIFVFNSMSNYISGDILDGRLKLVARAMPSMLISVGFDIQHETFKYGQWEVKKSKLTLQEGKSLDCGTFVLNL, encoded by the exons ATGGATCTCCTTTTGATGCACGTGCTTCCGAAGTTGCACTTGAGACCTGACTTATGCACGTGTCGATTCACAATGATTGACTTGAGCTTTACG GATGCTTTAATGAAGCCAGAGGGTATTGCTTCAAGGATCCAGTCAGGAGATATTGAAATGGAGGGTGACAAAGTGACAGGCTGGTTGGATCATGAAGCACATCTAAGGTTTTGGGTGGACTTTCACTTCTTTATTGACTATGTGCTTGGACAATATGAAGAATACAAGCCAGCGTGGACAGATGTTGACTTCATATTTGGGCCAATCAACATCAAACAATACTGGCTTATGCTGGCCACCGATTTAGAGAGGTACACAATCTTTGTATTTAACTCCATGTCAAACTACATCAGTGGCGACATACTTGATGGTCGCCTCAAGCTCGTGGCTAGAGCAATGCCTTCAATGTTGATTTCTGTCGGATTTGACATACAACATGAGACGTTCAAGTACGGGCAATGGGAAGTGAAGAAATCGAAGTTGACCCTCCAAGAGGGCAAGTCTCTTGATTGTGGCACTTTTGtgttaaatttgtag